In Panicum virgatum strain AP13 chromosome 5K, P.virgatum_v5, whole genome shotgun sequence, the genomic window CGAAAGCGAAACATATGACTTCCAAATGTTGTCGCATGTCAATTGCATACCATAAACCTAATGCTAATCCACCAGAAATTCCATTATGGGATAATGTTTAAATCCCATGCACCTTGTCAATGCCAGCCCCTAGCTATGTAGAACATAGCAAAGCAATTCAACCTAGGACTGTTACAGAACCAGATCATGACATGGGAATTTCAGCCGCCCCTAGCTATGTAAAACAAATTGAATATGTGGGGGTTGATGAAGACCTTGATTTATACTTTGACGTCGCACCTACTTCTCATGGGAATGTTGACACAAGTGAGTAAAAGGATGAAGATTATGATTCAGGTTTGAATTCTGAATCTGATTCTATGACTGACTGCGATATGAATCCCGAGGTAGATGAGACTGTTAAGGATACATTACCATCTCACATACCTGAAGTTGCATACAACAAAGATGACCCTCCTATGGAAGTAGGGAGCATCTATCCAAACATATTTGAATTTAAGTTGGCTCTTGCAACACATGCTATCAAGAATGAATTTGAGTATAACATTGAAAAGAGTGAACCAGGGAAGTATCGGGCATACTGCACGGGCTATGTAGATGGTTGTAAGTGGAGGATTCATGTATCACGTACAAAGGGCGATCAGACTACTATACAGGTAATTTCTTTGTGCATATTTTGTCACTTATACAAAGGACATGTTCATGCAGAGCATGGCAAGTTTCTGGATTACCTTGTAAGCATGCAATTGCTTTTATCACCTCGATACCTGGAGAGAAGATAGAAGACCATGTGGACAACAACTACTCAGTACAGATGTTCAAAGCTGCCTATGATGGTAAAATTCCTTCTCTACCAGACAAATCCATGTGGCCCAAATCAGAACATGGTTTCTTCATGCATCCTCCATTGTTGAAGTCAACAACTGGTAGGAGAAAGCAAAATAGATACAAGGCAGCAGCAGAGGGTGGCAGCAAAGGAGCCAAGGGAAGCCATCAGTGTCCAATCTATCAACAGTATGGACATCGTTGGTGGAAGTGTAAGGATGGTGACCCAAACGACATAGCTGCAATGCTTGCTGAAAGGTAACATGGAAACTAAAGTTTGTAACTATTTTTACATGTTTGTTGCATTACTAGTTGCTAACATATTTGTCGTGCAGAGGTTCccctaaaaagaagaaaaagaaggtgcCACCAGCTAATATTGAGACTAGTATTGTGCTTGCAGCACCTGCACAAAAGATGGTCTTCCCTGTTGTACCTAGTGTTGTGGATCTatcaaagaaaaggaagaacaaaTCATCCTCAACAACTGGTGCGAAGAAACAAAAGAGAACTTCAGCTGCTGAGACTAGTGACCCCTCTGTGAGGTAAGCTAATTTTTAGTTCTATCTTTTTACCATTTCAATAGGTTTACTAATATCTCTCCTTTATCAGGGGGTCTGCAACAGGTTCAAATCAGCTAAATCTTTTGGCGATTacatatccttctggaccaaGTGAGCAGCACATGGATGACAAGCGAACAAgtcagcagaagaagaaaaggTCCATAAAAAAATAACTCCAAACAAGTCTAGTCCAGCCATGGCAACTCGCAGCAAGGTCCCTAGTTCTCCTTCTAGTCCGGCCATGGGAACCAGAAGCAAGAAAAAACTAGATCTTTGATGAGTTTGCATGTGTATGCCATGCT contains:
- the LOC120705945 gene encoding uncharacterized protein LOC120705945, which gives rise to MADERPAWLPDGAWQVSGLPCKHAIAFITSIPGEKIEDHVDNNYSVQMFKAAYDGKIPSLPDKSMWPKSEHGFFMHPPLLKSTTGRRKQNRYKAAAEGGSKGAKGSHQCPIYQQYGHRWWKCKDGDPNDIAAMLAERGSPKKKKKKVPPANIETSIVLAAPAQKMVFPVVPSVVDLSKKRKNKSSSTTGAKKQKRTSAAETSDPSVRGSATGSNQLNLLAITYPSGPSEQHMDDKRTSQQKKKRSIKK